The nucleotide sequence TATAACGACCCACGTTGACCGGCAGGTCTTTTCCCCAGTAGTCCTCGACTCTCTGGTACTCAATACTGCGGCCGGAGTCGACTGATTTGATCTTATAGGGGCCGCTGCCAAGGGGAATGCTCATGTTGGCGGCCTGAAAGTCATTCTCTTCTTTTTCCCAGAAGTGTTTGGGCAGAACTGTCATCTGGCTGATAATCAGCGGCAGCTCCCTATTCTGGTTGTGTTTGAAAACAAAGCGAACACTGTATCGGGACAGTGCTTCGGCTTTTTCAATATCGCCATAATAGGCACGATAAAACGGTGTGCCTTTTTCCAGCAGGGTATTCAGTGAAAAGACAACGTCTTCAGCAGTCACCGGGTGACCATCGTGAAAACGTGCTTTGGGATTAAGATGAAAGGTGATGCTGCTGTTATCCGGAGCCATTTCTACATACTGCGCCAGCAGCGGGTACATGGTGAAAGGCTCGTCGTAACTGGCTGCCATCAGAGTGTCGTACATATAGGCGGTAGCAGCGACTGAGGTGCCTTTTTCAATAAACGGATTGAGGCTATCGAAAGTACCCATCGCGGTCATACGCAATGCGCCGCCTTTTGGCGCTTCAGGATTGACATAATCGTAATGCCGGAATCCTTCAGGGTATTTGGGGGCACCATGCATCGTCATGCTGGTCTGGCTGCCTTCGGGGCGTTGCAATGTCTGAGCAGCGTCTGCGGTCAGGGCAGTAAGGCCCAGAGCCAGGGTCAGGCAAGTCTGCAAAAGGGCATTTTTGACGGGCAGGAACCGGATTGGAAAACTGTACCGATGAGTCATAAGGGTCCTGAATATATGGTCAGAGAAGTTTTGTCTTTATATAGAGGCCGGGTTGCGACTGAACGCTCTGGTCTGATCGTTACAGCCGGTTGACCTCACTGAGGTTCGTGAACAGAGTAGCTCTTAGAATGCTTTAGAATGCGTAATGGTGCAAGCTGTACCCGTATTTTCTATAAGGCAGGCAGGTGCGAGCCCTTATCTATTCGGAGAGACTCCTGTTCCAATTAGCGCAGCCGCAGGCACCTGTACAATTGCAGGTGTCAGTAGCTGCAATGGTATTAACGGTATCGTTGCTATCAGAGGTCGGGTTGTTATCTATAAGGTAGTCATGGGCGTTCCTGTTTATATTGACCCACGGGGGAAAGTAGTCCAGCAAGCCCTGTAATTCATTGACGTCAAATTCGTTGCGTCTGAACCCTCCTTCCCTCAGTACGCTGAGTGCCATCAACATGGCACCAATGGTGTCCTGGTCATGAGTAAACTGCTTCACAAGTTGCAGTAACTCCTGCTGAGATTCGGTATCGGTGAAGAAAAAATGTAAGACAGCCGCTGCTGAACTGGGGCCCCAGAGACCGACTAGAATTCTGGTTTGCTCATTATGAGAACTTCCTACCCTGGCGCTCGTAGGAAGGAGGCTGTTTAATTCTGACATTACTTCAACATGTGAAGAGCTACCAATGTGCCTTTCGACAATCTTCAGGCATTTCAGAAAAGTGTTATCAGTAGCGTATTGGCGAATGCGCCTCAGTGTGGCAAAAGCAAAATCACGATGTGAAGGCCTTGATGCTGGATCGCTTGTCCGGTACTCAATGCTGCTTCTGGCTGCCAGGGCAATGGCGACTGCGGCAGATATGGCGTGGGGGTGATTGTGACTGACCTCAACGGTCTGCCTGACCAGATGGACAAACCGCTCATCGCTGATGTAGGGATTAGTATCAATAATACCGACAATTGGGGCGATTCCCATACAACCTCCATTACCCCAGGAGCCGGTTTTTCCTCCAACACTTTTGCTAGAAAGAGTAAGCACGTCCGCCGGGCTCATTTTGTCCCCACTATCGAATTTCTTATAAAACTTTTTCAGCAGTGTCGCATGACCAGGGCCATAGCCGCGCAGGTTGACGTCGGGGTGACCAGCCATATCCAGACCAAAGCGCTGTTTTTTAGGGAATTCTGAAAAACACTGGATACGTGCCATCCTTACCCTGTCAACGCCCTTGCTCTTTTTTGTATAACACCCTGATAAACTCCCTGAAAAATAAGCAAAGATAGCGGCTGCTTTTTGAGTGTCATCAGTGCATAAACACTCCTCGGGCTTCATATGACGAGGTTCTTTATGGTAATTACGCTCACCACGACTGTCACCTATTCCCGTACCCGCCAAGGCGAGCTCTGCGTTAGTGGGGGGCGCTGCGAAAACAGGCATTGAGGTTATTAACAGGGAGGCAATGAAAAATGTTGATGCGTTGAGCATTGAAGAAACCCTTACACTCTTTGTGTTCATGGACAAGAATGTATAGCAGAAAACAACGGTTGAACTTTTTTTTATTCTGCCAATCTATGAACTTACTTAGTGCCTGTCAGAAAACCTATGAAAATTGAGTCACTGACATTCATCAAACAGTAGAACTGCTCCGCAAGCATTATCAGAGTCTCGCTTATAGGGCACTTCTTGATCAAAGTGCTTGCAAAATAGCCAAAACTGCCATTTTACGAACGTGCAGAACCCTCATGCACCCATGATCAAATTTCGGACGGCAAAAGACTGCTGTCAGTAGGGCTAAAAATCCCGTTCTTGTAAAATCCTGCCCAAGCGCTTCAGGTTGCCACCCACAACCGCAAGGGCAACATAGCGCTTGAAGGCATCAATGCCCTTGTCCGGACATTTATCGAGGCCATTGGCTTCCAGAGCATTAATGTCAGACTCTACGGCGGAATGCTTTCTTTTTGCCCGGGTAAACTCAAGGTGGTGCTCTCGTTTTTTGTCTTCTGCGGAAAGCCTGCCTTTCTTCGGCAGAATGGTTCGTTCCAGAAAGCCATCAAGTTCCTCAAGGTTGGCGGGGCTCCAGAACCCTTTGTCATAACTGACCTGGCTCAGCATGGGAAAGCGTTGTTTTGCTCCTTTTGCGATAGGCACTGCAACCTGATCGTCTGTCTGCTTTTGCATCACATGGTGATTCAGCGTGAAGCCAAACTGGTCTTGCAGTACGCATACCCGCAACCCCAACTCTACAGGAACTCCGGCTTTACCCTTGCTGATCCATTCTGTGTGGGGTTCAAAAATCGAGAACACCTTGTCGCTGTGAGGAATCTGCTGATGCTCGATCACCCGACGATAAATCAGATTAATCTGGTGACGACTGTGGGCAATGTAGTATTTGAGATTCTCCAGCGCAGACTCATCGGGGGCGCTTTTTTCTACCAGGGCAGCTGTGCTTTCTGCCTTGCGGATAATGTCGAGACTGTACTTAATGTATTCAAGGTGTGCCGTTTCAATATCGTGCTGACGTGACCGCTGTTTAAACTCGCAGGCAGCAACGGAATGTTTCAGATTCCGCACCTTGTGATAGCGCTTTCGATGCTGTTTTTTCAGGTATTCCCGCTGACGCCACGCTGGTAACTGGTACTGGCCAGCCAGGGTGGACGCAAACTCAATAGCCTTACGACAGGCATCGTTTAACAGGCTGATGTCTGTGGGAAAATGAACATCGGTCTTGACTACAAACGAATCGGCACGGCCATATAGCGGCTCATCTTTTTTTTAACCAGTTGATGGCCTGCTGCCACGACAATCTGGTTTACCTGGTCCAGTATTTCGGGCGTGAACAGGCTGATATTATCCTGCAATGTCTGGATATGATAAGAGTGCGTGCAGTAAGGACCGTGCCCAAGCATTTTCCGTAGCGTGCCGTGTTCATTGGCCAGCTCCTGAAGACGGTCATAATCACAGTTAGTGACCAGCCGCAGGGTGCCAAACACCAGTATGTTCCAGAGATCCATACCGGGACGACCATTATTACTGCTGGCAGGAATCATACTTTCAAGAACTTGAAAGACCTGCTCTCTCAGATCAGGTGTAACCCATATGTGCTGCAAGCCCCGCAAAAGCCGGGGAATATCATCTCTGGACTTGGGGTTGAATGTGATGGCGGAGATATCAACCTCGCCCAACTGCATTTGTGGATTAATGGTTTGACGCATAAACTCGAAAACAGC is from Endozoicomonas gorgoniicola and encodes:
- a CDS encoding ADP-ribosylglycohydrolase family protein, whose product is MLNASTFFIASLLITSMPVFAAPPTNAELALAGTGIGDSRGERNYHKEPRHMKPEECLCTDDTQKAAAIFAYFSGSLSGCYTKKSKGVDRVRMARIQCFSEFPKKQRFGLDMAGHPDVNLRGYGPGHATLLKKFYKKFDSGDKMSPADVLTLSSKSVGGKTGSWGNGGCMGIAPIVGIIDTNPYISDERFVHLVRQTVEVSHNHPHAISAAVAIALAARSSIEYRTSDPASRPSHRDFAFATLRRIRQYATDNTFLKCLKIVERHIGSSSHVEVMSELNSLLPTSARVGSSHNEQTRILVGLWGPSSAAAVLHFFFTDTESQQELLQLVKQFTHDQDTIGAMLMALSVLREGGFRRNEFDVNELQGLLDYFPPWVNINRNAHDYLIDNNPTSDSNDTVNTIAATDTCNCTGACGCANWNRSLSE
- a CDS encoding ISNCY family transposase (programmed frameshift): MRQTINPQMQLGEVDISAITFNPKSRDDIPRLLRGLQHIWVTPDLREQVFQVLESMIPASSNNGRPGMDLWNILVFGTLRLVTNCDYDRLQELANEHGTLRKMLGHGPYCTHSYHIQTLQDNISLFTPEILDQVNQIVVAAGHQLVKKKDEPLYGRADSFVVKTDVHFPTDISLLNDACRKAIEFASTLAGQYQLPAWRQREYLKKQHRKRYHKVRNLKHSVAACEFKQRSRQHDIETAHLEYIKYSLDIIRKAESTAALVEKSAPDESALENLKYYIAHSRHQINLIYRRVIEHQQIPHSDKVFSIFEPHTEWISKGKAGVPVELGLRVCVLQDQFGFTLNHHVMQKQTDDQVAVPIAKGAKQRFPMLSQVSYDKGFWSPANLEELDGFLERTILPKKGRLSAEDKKREHHLEFTRAKRKHSAVESDINALEANGLDKCPDKGIDAFKRYVALAVVGGNLKRLGRILQERDF